The Prosthecobacter vanneervenii genome has a segment encoding these proteins:
- a CDS encoding diacylglycerol kinase family protein, whose translation MHRWLASVVRSFGPALAGVAWALKTQKNLQFHAGATVLMVVLGFWLGLATWEWCAVTLAAGIVWAAELMNTALEVLADRVSLEREEAIRRAKDAAAGAVLMAAVGALGVGLMIFLPKLWVLL comes from the coding sequence ATGCACCGCTGGCTAGCCTCCGTCGTTCGCAGCTTTGGACCTGCACTGGCGGGGGTGGCGTGGGCTCTGAAGACGCAGAAGAACCTGCAATTTCATGCCGGTGCCACGGTGCTGATGGTTGTTTTGGGATTCTGGCTGGGGCTTGCCACTTGGGAATGGTGCGCCGTCACGCTGGCTGCTGGCATAGTGTGGGCTGCGGAGCTGATGAACACGGCGCTGGAAGTGCTGGCAGACCGTGTGAGCCTGGAGAGAGAGGAGGCCATCCGCCGTGCCAAGGATGCGGCGGCGGGTGCAGTGCTGATGGCGGCAGTGGGAGCGCTAGGCGTTGGGCTGATGATCTTTCTGCCCAAGCTGTGGGTGCTGCTGTGA